cactcaatataggtcataacatctgaGCTACAaaatgtaatatcttactgagatcatttcggaccaaaacccttaaaacaagtaaaactaacataaaatctgcttagtgagaaaattatcttatcagacagaaaaaaactaatatcacctttatttgagatatttaagcttacttagatttcagttttttcaGTGTAGCATTCTTTCTGTATTGTttaagttttgtaaattcaccaagacgtcaccgtgtagttattgagtctgtttagctgattggagagctagcttctgacttttcttttgtttgatcatccgttttactaccgtgttacagacatcgtttggaaacaattaaagtatgtaaataaaaatgtacaaaatatttcatatcagtacatatatatgcatttggtgggtgtggcttaaacaCCGGTGAGctatatagcccggaaaatacggtacttaaatatctgcttgtcctATGATTTCAAAGAAAGTTTTATCTATCAAATTGACCACTCTCAAAATGATAATAGATTTTACGTAGggcgtaacggtacgtgtatttgtattgaaccgtttcggtacgggggttccggttcggttcggaggtgtaccgaacaagtttccacacggacatattaagtagcgtaacgtacgttgtgtaaacaatgcacacatgtgcattgtttactcaaaatgccggacatttgaggcatttaagaaactccgccctggttgagaaggggttaaaaacaaaacaaattgtgcacgcagcagcattggtgagggaggggcagagacagagagagtgagagagttatgataaacgcgcatgcgtcgccaggctctgctttttatccatagatttatcagatttaattttttattatctatagcagaggtgtcaaaagtgtgccccggaggccatctGCGGCCCACagataatgttttaaaggcccacggcactttctaaaaatgctattaaaataaacaaaaatgaaataaaaaagcttaacggttaaatgtaatttagaaaaagttgcaatgttgactaataaaacaaagctgttttttttctttcaaactgtcattgctcaaaacatgatattgaatcaaaatcaatgttataatgaattattgacctatccaaggttccgatttcttcacatcaaatattccactaagaaaaatatttttggtggaagattttgcaaatttggtaaataaataacccaaaaatgtatattttgttgttttcttactgtaccgaaaattaaccgaaccgtgacctctaaaccgaggtacgtaccgaaccgaaatttttgtgtacagtTACACCCTAATTTTACGGCAAAAAAAGGAGGccactcagtcaccagaattttactgtaaacaacTGTGGTATTGTTTTCTAATTTACTTTAATGTAGTGTAAAAACAACCAATTTAGATTTTACTGTTAAGAAAAGGTGATTGAATTTAAGGTTCAAAACTGGGAAATACCTAATACTTGTGTTCTTTGGGCATCATATTGATAAAACAAAGACAAAAATAGTAAGAAGGTCCTCACCTCTTCCAAAGACTCCCAAGTCTCCATCATTTTTAGCTGAACTGCAATCGCTGAACTGAGAAGCCAAATCCTCAAACTTCTCCTCTCCAGACTTTATCTGCTCAATATATTCTGAGTAACATAGGAAAAACAATAAATGAGCTCATCTGACGTATCGCTAAGCGCTCTTTGTGTCCCAGCTTACTCTGGATCATCTCCAGCGCCTCATCTTTGGATCGCGTGATGTTTTGTTCCCGCCAGGAGGAGGGACGTCGTGACTGGTTGTGTTTGACCAGCAGGTGAGAGCAGCGCACCTGACGCACGACAACACAGCAGCGCACAAATAACATCACTCATGTGCTGCTCCCAATGAGCCCACTTCGCCCGTTTCTTACTGACAAGAAGCAGGGAACAAACATTTAGGAGGCATATCGATTATTTACATTCGCTGGCTCGCCTTGGCCGTCTCCTATTGGTCGTTCCCATTGGCTGGCGTTGGTGGTGTGGTTGAAGTAATACACCTTGCCTGCATTGGAAGATTAAGAGTACATCGTTTCATATTTGTGACACTTCCAAAGAGGAAAACATTACTTGTTGTCCTTGTTATATTAATCTAATCAATGTTTTATGAGCATCATTATTGATTATatcgtagggttgtacggtataccgatactagtatagtaccgcgatattaatgaatcatattcggtactataccgcctctaaaaagtaccggttaaaTATGGAaagataaaagaataatataacatatgcaaaaaaataaaaataaaataatacaataaaataaaaaagattactccctatatgtgtatatgtatatatattttttaatttctgattattttttattattattaatggattatttctttttttgtttatttaattgatgtatttgtagatactttttttttttttgctgtttctttctttttttgggcggggtgggtggtatggttgggatataaacaaaaaatattttgacatttagggcagacaattgatatatgatgtatgtgaatatgatgtaatggataggaatgtctgatgctggatgtcaataaaaataaaatgaaaaaaaaaaattaaaataaacatattagattagattagatttagatttattggtccccttggggaaattcat
The Entelurus aequoreus isolate RoL-2023_Sb linkage group LG18, RoL_Eaeq_v1.1, whole genome shotgun sequence DNA segment above includes these coding regions:
- the pin1 gene encoding peptidyl-prolyl cis-trans isomerase NIMA-interacting 1 — translated: MTSNEEPLPSGWEKKMSRNSGKVYYFNHTTNASQWERPIGDGQGEPANVRCSHLLVKHNQSRRPSSWREQNITRSKDEALEMIQKYIEQIKSGEEKFEDLASQFSDCSSAKNDGDLGVFGRGQMQKPFEDASFALKVGDMSGPVFTESGVHIILRTG